Proteins from one Mycobacterium sp. HUMS_12744610 genomic window:
- a CDS encoding NAD(P)H-hydrate dehydratase, with product MRHYYSVDAIRDAEAPLLAGLPDGVLMRRAAFGLATAIIGELVTRTGGVAGRRVCAVVGSGDNGGDALWAATFVRRRGAAADAVLLNPDRAHPKALAAFRKSGGRVVGKVSPTTDLVIDGVVGISGSGPLRPAADEVFAGLARPGAEAIPVVAVDIPSGIDVMTGAITGPAVCAALTVTFGGLKPVHALADCGRVELVDIGLDLPGPPAVEALGFEAADVLARWPVPGPDDDKYTQGVTGVMAGSSTYPGAAVLCTGAAVATHSGMVRYAGSAHAEVLARWPEVIASPTPAEAGRVQAWVVGPGLGTDATGAGALMFALETDLPVIVDADALTILAERPELVANRDAPTVLTPHAGEFARLAGGPPGDDRVGACRKLADELGATVLLKGNVTVIADPGGPVYLNPAGQSWAATAGSGDVLSGMIGALLAAGLPAAEAAAAAAFVHARAAASSAADPGPGDAPTSASRILGHIRAALAAL from the coding sequence ATGCGGCATTACTACTCCGTGGACGCGATCCGCGACGCCGAAGCGCCCCTGCTGGCCGGCCTGCCCGACGGCGTCCTGATGAGACGCGCGGCCTTCGGGCTGGCCACCGCGATCATCGGCGAACTCGTCACCCGCACGGGTGGGGTCGCCGGCCGCCGCGTGTGCGCGGTCGTCGGCTCCGGGGACAACGGCGGCGACGCCCTGTGGGCGGCGACGTTCGTGCGCCGCCGTGGCGCGGCCGCCGACGCGGTGCTGCTCAACCCCGACCGCGCCCACCCCAAGGCCCTGGCGGCATTCCGGAAATCCGGCGGTCGTGTCGTCGGAAAAGTTTCGCCGACAACCGATCTCGTCATCGACGGGGTGGTGGGCATCTCCGGGTCCGGACCGTTGCGCCCAGCGGCGGACGAGGTGTTCGCCGGCCTGGCCAGGCCGGGCGCCGAGGCCATCCCGGTGGTCGCCGTCGACATTCCCAGCGGGATCGACGTGATGACCGGGGCGATCACCGGTCCCGCCGTGTGCGCCGCGCTGACCGTCACCTTCGGCGGGCTCAAGCCGGTGCACGCGCTGGCCGACTGCGGCCGCGTCGAACTCGTCGACATCGGCCTGGACCTGCCGGGCCCCCCGGCCGTCGAGGCGCTGGGATTCGAGGCCGCCGACGTGCTGGCCCGCTGGCCGGTGCCCGGGCCCGACGACGACAAGTACACCCAGGGCGTGACCGGCGTGATGGCCGGCTCGTCGACCTACCCGGGCGCCGCCGTGCTGTGCACCGGCGCCGCTGTCGCGACCCACTCCGGCATGGTCCGCTACGCGGGCAGCGCGCACGCCGAGGTGCTCGCGCGCTGGCCCGAGGTGATCGCCTCGCCCACCCCGGCCGAGGCCGGGCGGGTGCAGGCCTGGGTCGTCGGGCCCGGGTTGGGCACCGACGCGACCGGCGCCGGCGCCTTGATGTTCGCGCTGGAGACCGACCTGCCCGTGATCGTCGACGCCGACGCGCTGACCATCCTGGCGGAGCGGCCCGAGCTGGTGGCCAACCGAGACGCGCCGACCGTGCTGACCCCGCACGCCGGGGAATTCGCGCGGCTGGCCGGCGGCCCGCCCGGCGACGACCGGGTCGGCGCCTGCCGCAAGCTGGCCGACGAGCTCGGCGCCACGGTGCTGCTCAAGGGCAACGTCACCGTCATCGCCGACCCCGGCGGCCCCGTCTACCTCAACCCGGCCGGGCAGTCCTGGGCCGCTACCGCGGGCTCGGGCGACGTGCTGTCCGGGATGATCGGCGCGCTGCTGGCGGCGGGCCTGCCGGCGGCCGAGGCGGCCGCGGCGGCCGCCTTCGTCCACGCCCGCGCGGCGGCGTCCTCGGCCGCCGATCCCGGGCCCGGAGACGCGCCGACGTCGGCGTCGCGCATCCTCGGCCACATCCGGGCCGCCCTGGCCGCCCTATAG
- the alr gene encoding alanine racemase: MSITPISLTPGVLAEAVVDLGAIAHNVRVLREHAGHGQVMAVVKADGYGHGATRVARTALAAGAAELGVATVDEALQLRADGITAPILAWLHPPGIDFGPALLADVQIAVSSLRQLDELLDAAHRTGRTATVTVKVDTGLNRNGVPPAQFPSLLTALRRAGAEDAVRVRGLMSHMVHADQPDSAVNDAQARRFCELLAAARDQGVRFEVAHLSNSSATMSRPDLAFDLVRPGIAVYGLSPVPALGDLGLVPAMTVKCAVALVKSIRAGEGVSYGHTWVADRDTNLALLPIGYADGVFRTLGGRLEVLINGRRRPGVGRICMDQFVVDLGPGRPDVAEGDEAILFGPGGGGEPTAQDWADLLGTIHYEVVTSPRGRITRTYREAETVER, from the coding sequence GTGTCCATTACGCCGATATCCCTGACGCCCGGCGTCCTGGCCGAGGCCGTGGTGGACCTGGGCGCCATCGCACACAACGTGCGGGTGCTGCGCGAGCACGCCGGTCACGGGCAGGTGATGGCCGTCGTCAAGGCCGACGGCTACGGCCACGGGGCCACCCGGGTCGCGCGCACGGCGTTGGCCGCGGGGGCCGCCGAGCTGGGCGTGGCCACCGTCGACGAGGCGCTGCAACTGCGCGCGGACGGGATCACCGCCCCGATCCTGGCGTGGCTGCACCCGCCCGGCATCGACTTCGGGCCCGCCCTGCTGGCCGACGTGCAGATCGCGGTGTCCTCGCTGCGCCAGCTCGACGAGTTGCTGGACGCGGCACACCGCACCGGCCGCACGGCCACGGTGACCGTCAAGGTCGACACCGGGCTGAACCGCAACGGGGTACCCCCCGCGCAATTCCCATCGCTGCTGACCGCGCTGCGCCGCGCCGGCGCCGAGGACGCCGTGCGGGTGCGTGGCCTGATGTCGCACATGGTGCACGCCGACCAGCCCGACAGTGCCGTCAACGACGCCCAGGCCCGGCGGTTCTGCGAGCTGCTCGCGGCGGCGCGCGATCAGGGGGTGCGCTTCGAGGTCGCCCACCTGTCGAACTCGTCGGCGACGATGTCGCGGCCCGACCTGGCCTTCGACCTCGTCCGGCCCGGCATCGCCGTGTACGGCCTCAGCCCCGTCCCCGCGCTCGGCGACCTGGGCCTGGTGCCGGCGATGACGGTGAAATGCGCTGTCGCCCTGGTGAAGTCGATCCGCGCCGGGGAGGGCGTGTCGTACGGCCACACGTGGGTCGCCGACCGGGACACCAACCTGGCGCTGCTGCCGATCGGCTACGCCGACGGGGTGTTCCGGACGCTGGGCGGACGCCTGGAGGTCCTGATCAACGGCAGGCGGCGGCCCGGCGTCGGGCGGATCTGCATGGACCAGTTCGTCGTCGACCTGGGCCCCGGGCGGCCCGACGTGGCCGAGGGAGACGAGGCGATCCTGTTCGGGCCGGGCGGCGGCGGCGAGCCGACCGCACAGGACTGGGCCGATTTGCTCGGCACCATCCACTACGAGGTGGTGACCAGCCCCCGGGGACGCATCACCAGGACATACCGCGAGGCCGAAACCGTTGAGCGATGA
- the groES gene encoding co-chaperone GroES, translating into MAKVNIKPLEDKILVQANEAETTTASGLVIPDTAKEKPQEGTVVAVGPGRWDEDGEKRIPLDVSEGDTVIYSKYGGTEIKYNGEEYLILSARDVLAVVSK; encoded by the coding sequence GTGGCGAAGGTGAACATCAAGCCACTCGAGGACAAGATTCTCGTGCAGGCCAACGAGGCCGAGACCACGACCGCGTCCGGTCTGGTCATTCCTGATACCGCCAAGGAGAAGCCGCAGGAAGGCACCGTCGTCGCCGTCGGCCCGGGCCGCTGGGACGAAGACGGCGAAAAGCGCATCCCGCTGGACGTGTCCGAGGGTGACACCGTCATCTACAGCAAGTACGGCGGCACCGAGATCAAGTACAACGGCGAGGAGTACCTGATCCTGTCGGCGCGCGACGTGCTGGCTGTCGTATCCAAGTAA
- a CDS encoding rhomboid-like protein, which translates to MALAVWHWVSEAPLTYGWLLVLTITTLIQNHLTGQQLHAVLLHRSINIHGLGSDPLDALFASLLWIDGKNLEPYLLLFTLFLAPAEHWLRQLRWLTVGLTSHILATYIGEGMLYFAIEEHSASERLVLARDIGVSYFLAGVMAVLTYHIARPWRWGYLGVLFVIFGFPLLTMNRVELNFTAIGHFASILIGLCFYPLTRTKGGMQLGPAKLRDALRRFRSGEASA; encoded by the coding sequence ATGGCGCTCGCGGTGTGGCATTGGGTCAGCGAGGCGCCGCTGACCTACGGCTGGCTGCTCGTGCTGACGATCACCACGCTCATCCAGAACCACCTCACCGGCCAGCAGTTGCACGCGGTGTTGCTGCACCGCTCCATCAACATCCATGGCCTGGGCTCCGATCCGCTCGACGCGCTGTTCGCCAGCCTGCTGTGGATCGACGGCAAGAACCTGGAACCGTACCTGTTGCTGTTCACCCTGTTCCTGGCGCCGGCGGAACACTGGCTGCGCCAGCTGCGGTGGCTCACCGTGGGGCTGACCTCCCACATCCTTGCCACCTACATCGGCGAGGGCATGCTCTACTTCGCGATCGAGGAGCACAGCGCGTCGGAACGGCTGGTGCTGGCGCGCGACATCGGGGTCAGTTATTTCCTCGCCGGCGTGATGGCCGTGCTGACGTATCACATCGCGCGACCGTGGCGCTGGGGCTACCTCGGGGTCCTGTTCGTCATCTTCGGTTTCCCGCTGCTCACGATGAACCGCGTCGAACTCAACTTCACCGCGATCGGGCACTTCGCGTCGATCCTCATCGGGCTCTGCTTCTACCCGCTGACGCGCACCAAGGGCGGCATGCAACTGGGCCCGGCCAAGCTCAGGGACGCGCTGCGGCGATTCCGCTCCGGCGAGGCTTCTGCCTGA
- the tsaE gene encoding tRNA (adenosine(37)-N6)-threonylcarbamoyltransferase complex ATPase subunit type 1 TsaE, producing MAEHTPEGGTATCERVEDTVALGSRLGGQLRAGDVVVLSGPLGAGKTVLAKGIAAAMDVEGPITSPSYVLARVHRPHRPGAPAMIHVDMYRLLDRPGTDLLGELDSLDLDTDLDDAVVVVEWGQGIAERLAERHLDVRLERVSHSDVRLATWRWAS from the coding sequence GTGGCTGAGCACACGCCGGAGGGCGGCACGGCCACCTGCGAGCGCGTCGAGGACACCGTCGCGCTCGGCTCCCGCTTGGGCGGGCAGCTGCGCGCGGGCGACGTGGTGGTGCTCTCGGGTCCGCTCGGTGCGGGGAAAACGGTGCTGGCCAAGGGGATCGCGGCCGCCATGGACGTCGAGGGCCCGATCACGTCGCCGTCGTACGTGCTCGCGCGGGTGCATCGCCCGCATCGGCCCGGCGCGCCGGCAATGATCCACGTCGACATGTACCGGCTCCTGGACCGGCCCGGCACCGACCTGCTGGGCGAACTCGACTCCCTGGATCTCGACACCGACCTCGACGACGCGGTCGTCGTGGTGGAGTGGGGCCAGGGAATCGCCGAACGCCTCGCCGAGCGCCACCTCGACGTCCGCCTGGAGCGGGTCAGCCACTCCGACGTGCGGCTCGCGACCTGGCGGTGGGCCTCATGA
- a CDS encoding DUF4436 domain-containing protein, producing the protein MRSAVGRFGVIGLVVGIVVAYVAAVALYAAGGEGRQRMVTPPGGEATTATMNVEDIQSNYSVLVANLTVVPGSAFLDPQTHHLNEDLSLRVRSVASPTRRTWTRGMLPGTFPVPLTIAGEIERWPFDHYRSGPVEVELFRGDHAEPIRVPVKFVNHLSGWEVAAGSHGGQGPYRVSLQRSLSTAAFAIVILGVLITIAVLALVVAIQTARDRRKFQPPMTTWYAAMLFAVVPLRNALPGSPPFGSWIDITIVLWVLVALAVSMSLYINCWWRHLRPDNP; encoded by the coding sequence ATGCGGTCGGCGGTCGGCAGGTTCGGCGTCATTGGTCTGGTCGTGGGCATCGTGGTGGCATACGTGGCGGCGGTCGCGCTGTACGCCGCCGGCGGCGAGGGCCGCCAGCGGATGGTCACCCCGCCCGGCGGCGAGGCGACGACGGCGACGATGAACGTCGAAGACATCCAGTCGAATTACAGCGTGCTCGTCGCCAACCTGACCGTGGTTCCCGGCTCGGCGTTCCTGGACCCGCAAACCCACCACCTCAACGAGGACCTCAGCCTGCGGGTCAGGTCGGTGGCCTCGCCCACGCGCCGCACCTGGACCAGGGGCATGCTGCCCGGCACGTTCCCCGTGCCGCTGACCATCGCCGGCGAGATCGAACGGTGGCCCTTCGACCACTACCGCTCGGGGCCCGTCGAGGTCGAACTGTTCCGCGGCGACCATGCCGAGCCCATCCGCGTGCCCGTGAAGTTCGTCAACCACCTCTCCGGGTGGGAGGTCGCCGCCGGCAGCCACGGTGGGCAGGGTCCCTACCGGGTGAGTCTGCAGCGGTCGCTCAGCACGGCGGCGTTCGCCATCGTCATCCTCGGTGTCCTGATCACGATCGCCGTCCTGGCCCTGGTCGTGGCGATCCAGACGGCCCGCGACCGGCGGAAGTTCCAGCCGCCGATGACGACCTGGTACGCGGCGATGCTCTTCGCGGTCGTGCCGCTGCGCAACGCGCTTCCCGGCTCGCCGCCGTTCGGTAGCTGGATCGACATCACGATCGTCCTGTGGGTGCTCGTGGCGCTGGCGGTCTCGATGTCCCTCTACATCAACTGCTGGTGGCGGCACCTGCGGCCGGACAACCCCTAG
- a CDS encoding glutamate decarboxylase has protein sequence MPAHAIAPAYTNRLFTAPVPALRLPDESMDPQAAYRFIHDELMLDGSSRLNLATFVTTWMDPEADKLMAETFDKNMIDKDEYPATAAIEQRCVSMVADLFHADCLNDADPYSACGVSTVGSSEAVMLGGLAMKWRWRAKVGKGWEKRTPNLVMGSNVQVVWEKFCRYFDVEPRYLPMEKGRYVITPEQVVDAVDENTIGVVAILGTTYTGELEPVADICGALDKLAAGGGVDVPVHVDAASGGFVVPFLHPELKWDFRLPRVASINVSGHKYGLTYPGVGFVVWRSKEYLPDELVFRVNYLGGDMPTFTLNFSRPGNQVVGQYYNFLRLGRDGYGKVMQALSGTARWLAEQLRSSERFEVISDGSAIPVVTFKLAGERGYTEFDVSHELRTYGWQVPAYTMPDNATDVAVLRIVVREGLSADLARALHDDAVSALTSLDTIKPGGHYDDQHFAH, from the coding sequence ATGCCCGCGCACGCGATCGCCCCCGCCTACACCAACCGCCTGTTCACCGCGCCGGTCCCGGCGCTGCGCCTGCCCGACGAGTCGATGGACCCGCAGGCCGCCTACCGCTTCATCCACGACGAGCTGATGCTCGACGGGAGTTCGCGGCTGAACCTGGCCACCTTCGTGACCACCTGGATGGACCCCGAGGCCGACAAGCTGATGGCCGAGACGTTCGACAAGAACATGATCGACAAGGACGAGTACCCGGCGACCGCGGCCATCGAGCAGCGCTGCGTGTCCATGGTGGCCGACCTGTTCCACGCCGACTGCCTCAACGACGCCGACCCCTACAGCGCCTGCGGGGTGTCCACGGTCGGCTCCAGCGAGGCGGTCATGCTGGGCGGGCTGGCCATGAAGTGGCGCTGGCGGGCGAAGGTCGGTAAGGGCTGGGAGAAGCGCACCCCGAATCTGGTGATGGGTTCCAACGTCCAGGTGGTGTGGGAGAAGTTCTGCCGCTACTTCGACGTCGAGCCCCGCTATCTGCCGATGGAGAAGGGGCGCTACGTGATCACCCCCGAGCAGGTCGTCGACGCCGTCGACGAGAACACCATCGGCGTGGTGGCGATCCTGGGCACCACCTACACCGGGGAGCTCGAGCCCGTCGCCGACATCTGCGGCGCACTGGACAAGCTCGCCGCCGGCGGGGGCGTGGACGTCCCGGTGCACGTCGACGCCGCCAGCGGGGGATTCGTGGTGCCGTTCCTGCATCCGGAGCTCAAATGGGACTTCCGGCTGCCCCGCGTGGCGTCGATCAACGTCAGCGGCCACAAGTACGGCCTGACCTATCCCGGCGTCGGCTTCGTGGTGTGGCGCAGCAAGGAGTACCTGCCCGACGAACTCGTCTTCCGGGTCAACTACCTGGGCGGGGACATGCCGACGTTCACGCTGAACTTCTCCCGTCCCGGCAACCAGGTGGTCGGCCAGTACTACAACTTCCTGCGGCTGGGCCGCGACGGCTACGGCAAGGTGATGCAGGCGCTGTCGGGCACGGCGCGGTGGCTGGCCGAGCAGCTGCGCAGCAGTGAGCGTTTCGAGGTGATCTCGGACGGCTCGGCGATCCCGGTGGTCACCTTCAAGCTCGCCGGCGAGCGCGGCTACACCGAGTTCGACGTCTCCCACGAGCTGCGCACCTACGGCTGGCAGGTGCCGGCGTACACCATGCCCGACAACGCCACCGACGTGGCGGTGCTGCGCATCGTGGTGCGCGAGGGCCTCTCGGCCGACCTCGCCCGGGCGCTGCACGACGACGCCGTCTCCGCGCTGACGTCGCTGGACACGATCAAGCCCGGCGGACACTACGACGATCAGCACTTCGCGCACTAG
- the rimI gene encoding ribosomal protein S18-alanine N-acetyltransferase, producing MTACGEPVRIGGLTPADAQRCAELELQLFDGDDPWPAAAFNRELASPHNRYVGARSAGTLVGYAGISRLGRTPPFEYEVHTIGVDPACQGRGIGRRLLDQLLSFAAGGVVYLEVRTDNEPAIALYRSVGFERVGLRRRYYRVSGADAYTMRREARQVP from the coding sequence ATGACCGCCTGCGGCGAGCCCGTGAGGATCGGCGGGTTGACCCCGGCCGACGCGCAGCGGTGCGCCGAGCTCGAACTGCAGCTGTTCGACGGCGACGACCCGTGGCCGGCGGCGGCGTTCAACCGCGAACTGGCCAGCCCGCACAACCGCTACGTGGGTGCGCGCAGCGCCGGAACGCTGGTCGGCTACGCCGGTATCTCCCGGCTGGGCCGCACACCGCCGTTCGAGTACGAGGTGCACACCATCGGCGTGGACCCCGCCTGCCAGGGCCGCGGCATCGGCCGGCGGCTGCTCGACCAGCTGCTGAGCTTCGCCGCCGGCGGCGTGGTGTACCTCGAGGTCCGCACCGACAACGAGCCCGCCATCGCGCTGTACCGCAGCGTGGGGTTCGAGCGGGTCGGCCTGCGCCGGCGCTACTACCGCGTCAGTGGCGCCGACGCCTACACCATGCGCAGAGAGGCTCGGCAGGTTCCATGA
- a CDS encoding alpha/beta fold hydrolase, with protein MTAIAAIVGASARRSVTQRATASEDPYAGEDFDRIDDDRGYVVTTPDGVPLAVREAGPVDAPLTMVFVHGFCLRMGAFHFQRTRLPARLGPRVRMVFYDQRGHGRSGDGAPETYTLTQLGKDLESVLTVAAPRGMVVLVGHSMGGMTVLSHARQYPQGYGNRIVGAALISSAAEGLSRSPLGELLKNPALEAIRFTARSAPKLMNRGRNVSRSLIAPVLRAASFSDLQVSRSLDAFSQRMMNDTPITTLVGFLDALEQHDETAGLWTLLRVPTLVACGDHDLLTPDEYSRKMAACMPRSELVVVSGASHLALLDKPEAINEGLIRLVDRALPGAMTRRYRRIRERFGRRG; from the coding sequence CTGACCGCGATCGCCGCCATCGTGGGCGCCTCGGCGCGCCGCTCCGTCACCCAGCGCGCCACCGCTTCCGAAGATCCTTACGCCGGTGAGGATTTCGACAGGATCGATGACGACCGCGGCTACGTGGTGACCACCCCGGACGGGGTGCCGCTGGCCGTCCGCGAGGCCGGACCGGTGGATGCCCCGCTGACGATGGTGTTCGTGCACGGGTTCTGTCTGCGCATGGGCGCCTTCCACTTTCAGCGCACCCGGCTCCCCGCGCGGCTGGGGCCGCGGGTGCGAATGGTGTTCTACGACCAGCGCGGCCACGGCCGGTCCGGCGACGGCGCACCCGAGACCTACACGCTGACCCAGCTCGGCAAGGACCTGGAAAGCGTGCTGACGGTGGCCGCACCGCGTGGGATGGTCGTGCTGGTGGGTCATTCGATGGGCGGCATGACGGTCTTGTCGCACGCCCGCCAGTATCCCCAGGGATACGGGAACCGGATCGTCGGCGCCGCGCTGATTTCCTCTGCGGCCGAAGGGTTGTCGCGCTCGCCGTTGGGTGAGCTGCTGAAAAACCCTGCGCTGGAAGCCATCCGGTTCACCGCCAGGTCCGCCCCCAAGCTGATGAACCGCGGCCGCAACGTGTCCCGGTCCCTGATCGCTCCGGTGCTGCGGGCCGCGTCGTTCAGCGACCTGCAGGTCAGCCGGAGCCTGGACGCGTTCTCGCAACGCATGATGAACGACACCCCCATCACCACCCTGGTCGGTTTCCTGGACGCGCTGGAGCAGCACGACGAAACCGCCGGGCTGTGGACGCTGCTGCGGGTGCCGACCCTGGTCGCCTGCGGCGACCACGACCTGCTCACGCCGGACGAGTACTCGCGCAAGATGGCGGCGTGTATGCCGCGCTCGGAGCTGGTCGTCGTCTCCGGCGCCAGTCACCTGGCGCTGCTGGACAAGCCGGAGGCCATCAACGAAGGGCTGATCCGGCTGGTCGACCGGGCCCTGCCCGGCGCGATGACCCGGCGGTACCGCCGGATCCGGGAGAGGTTCGGGCGCCGTGGCTGA
- the tsaD gene encoding tRNA (adenosine(37)-N6)-threonylcarbamoyltransferase complex transferase subunit TsaD: MTVVLAIETSCDETGVGIARLDPDGAVTLLADEVASSVDEHVRFGGVVPEIASRAHLEALGPCMRRALATAGLDRPDAVATTIGPGLAGALMVGVSAAKAYAAAWDVPFYAVNHLGGHLAADVYEHGPLPECVALLVSGGHTHLLHVRSLGEIVELGSTVDDAAGEAYDKVARLLGLGYPGGKVLDELARTGNPQAVVFPRGMTGPGDDPHAFSFSGLKTAVARYLESAPDAALQDVAAGFQEAVADVLTLKAVRAATRAGVSTLLVAGGVAANSRLRELVAQRCTAAGLALRVPSRRLCTDNGAMIAAFAAHLVAAGAPPSPLDVASDPGLPVMRGRLP, encoded by the coding sequence ATGACCGTCGTCCTGGCCATCGAAACGTCGTGCGACGAAACCGGAGTCGGCATCGCACGCCTTGACCCCGACGGCGCCGTCACCCTGCTGGCCGACGAGGTGGCGTCCAGCGTCGACGAGCACGTGCGCTTCGGCGGCGTGGTGCCCGAGATCGCCTCCCGCGCCCACCTGGAGGCGCTGGGCCCCTGTATGCGCCGCGCCCTGGCGACCGCCGGGCTGGACAGACCCGATGCGGTGGCCACCACCATCGGGCCCGGCCTGGCCGGCGCCCTGATGGTGGGAGTGTCGGCGGCCAAGGCCTACGCGGCCGCCTGGGACGTGCCGTTCTACGCCGTCAACCACCTCGGGGGGCACCTGGCCGCCGACGTCTACGAGCACGGACCGCTGCCCGAGTGCGTGGCGCTGCTGGTGTCGGGCGGACACACGCACCTGTTGCACGTGCGTTCGCTCGGCGAGATCGTCGAGCTCGGCAGCACCGTCGACGATGCCGCCGGCGAGGCCTACGACAAGGTGGCCCGGCTGCTGGGCCTGGGCTATCCGGGCGGCAAGGTGCTCGACGAGCTGGCCCGCACCGGGAATCCCCAAGCCGTCGTCTTCCCCCGCGGCATGACCGGGCCCGGCGACGACCCGCACGCGTTCAGCTTCTCCGGGCTCAAGACCGCGGTGGCGCGCTACCTGGAGAGCGCCCCGGACGCGGCGCTCCAAGACGTCGCGGCCGGATTCCAGGAAGCCGTCGCCGACGTGCTGACGCTCAAGGCGGTGCGGGCGGCGACCCGGGCCGGCGTGTCGACGCTGCTGGTCGCCGGGGGAGTGGCCGCGAATTCGCGGCTGCGCGAGCTGGTGGCGCAGCGTTGCACGGCGGCCGGCCTGGCCCTGCGGGTCCCCAGCCGCCGGTTGTGCACCGACAACGGGGCGATGATCGCTGCCTTCGCCGCGCACCTGGTGGCCGCCGGAGCGCCGCCGTCCCCGCTGGATGTGGCCAGCGATCCGGGCCTTCCGGTGATGCGGGGCCGGTTGCCTTAG
- a CDS encoding C39 family peptidase: MLNRTANASRTAGMVALIVAALVGWAGPAHAQPGGRMYGDPEAAAPYWRYQHQEDCGLMAVADVVGQLTGHEPSQLGIELRGIFTPSESHGGDVYFFDGTSPQDMVMLLAHYGVQSEITTGNTLQGLEDYLGSGHKVIAALNAETIWNYPAGQGQRTKPDHAVVVTGVDTADDVVHLNDSGTPDGRDERIPLDTFTRAWSTSDDLLIVTQATGYGTVPWAPRI; the protein is encoded by the coding sequence ATGCTCAACCGCACCGCCAACGCGAGCCGCACCGCGGGCATGGTCGCACTGATCGTCGCGGCCCTGGTCGGGTGGGCCGGACCGGCCCACGCCCAGCCGGGGGGCCGGATGTACGGGGACCCGGAGGCCGCCGCACCCTACTGGCGCTACCAGCATCAGGAAGACTGCGGCCTGATGGCCGTCGCCGACGTGGTCGGCCAGCTGACCGGCCACGAACCCAGCCAGCTCGGCATCGAGCTGCGCGGCATCTTCACCCCCAGCGAATCCCACGGCGGCGACGTCTATTTCTTCGACGGCACCTCGCCGCAGGACATGGTCATGCTGCTGGCGCACTACGGCGTCCAGTCCGAGATCACGACCGGAAACACCCTGCAGGGCCTCGAGGACTACCTCGGCAGCGGGCACAAGGTCATCGCGGCGCTCAACGCGGAAACGATCTGGAACTACCCCGCCGGTCAGGGACAGCGCACGAAACCCGACCACGCCGTCGTGGTCACCGGGGTCGACACCGCCGACGACGTCGTGCACCTCAACGACAGCGGCACCCCCGACGGCCGCGACGAGCGAATCCCGCTGGACACCTTCACGCGGGCCTGGTCGACCAGCGACGACCTCCTCATCGTCACCCAGGCGACGGGCTACGGCACCGTGCCGTGGGCGCCCCGGATCTAA
- the tsaB gene encoding tRNA (adenosine(37)-N6)-threonylcarbamoyltransferase complex dimerization subunit type 1 TsaB has translation MSVILAIDTATPAVTAGLVRRDDLSVLAERVTVDARAHAERLTPNVLAALADAALGMADLGAVVVGCGPGPFTGLRVGMASAAAYGHALGIPVHGVCSLDAIGVRTSGEVLVVTDARRREIYWARYRDGVRTEGPAVNAPVDVDPGAARAVAGSPEHAGMFGLPRCGPVHPTPAGLAAAVGDWSAPPAPLVALYLRRPDAKPLAERR, from the coding sequence ATGAGCGTCATCCTGGCCATCGACACGGCCACCCCGGCGGTCACGGCGGGCCTGGTGCGGCGCGACGATCTGTCCGTGCTGGCCGAACGGGTGACCGTCGACGCCCGCGCCCACGCCGAACGGCTCACCCCCAACGTGCTCGCCGCGCTCGCCGACGCCGCGCTGGGCATGGCCGACCTCGGCGCCGTCGTGGTGGGCTGCGGTCCGGGCCCGTTCACCGGCCTGCGGGTGGGCATGGCCAGCGCCGCCGCCTACGGGCACGCGCTGGGCATCCCGGTCCACGGCGTGTGCAGCCTGGACGCCATCGGAGTGCGCACCAGCGGCGAGGTCCTGGTCGTCACCGACGCCCGGCGACGCGAAATCTATTGGGCCCGTTACCGAGACGGGGTCCGCACCGAGGGCCCGGCCGTCAACGCCCCGGTCGACGTCGACCCCGGCGCGGCCCGCGCGGTGGCCGGCTCACCCGAGCACGCGGGAATGTTCGGCCTGCCGCGGTGCGGGCCCGTCCATCCGACACCGGCCGGCCTGGCGGCCGCCGTCGGGGACTGGTCGGCGCCGCCGGCGCCCCTGGTGGCGCTGTACCTGCGCCGTCCCGACGCCAAGCCACTCGCGGAGCGCCGATGA